The DNA region AGCCTGGTTTTTTAGATGAGATGTACTTATTTTcagcttcatcatcatcatcgtcattgaTATTACAACttgattcatttttaacattaactTCAGCCTCAACTTTTGATGGTACTTGTTTATTAACAGTAACTTTACTGGCTTTATCTAAATCGCATGTTTCAACTGTGTCAGTATTAGATAAagtttttgctattttttcagaatttttatgatttctgGTTTTTTCAGAGTTGCATCAAAACCGAGGAAAGCATCAATCAAGGCTTGACCAACATCACTACGTTTATAAGCATCGGTTTCCTTGATAAATTGAGGCAACTTTTGGGAACAATGAAGAGCAACTTCATGACCACAATGGCCATCATAAACAGCAAATAATGAGGCATTACGATCAAAGTTTATGCAGCAATTGTGAGCATCCtgaaaaaacatttactaattttaattttcataaagatTGGGTGATTCGAACGAGGATCATTTAGCGCATGCGCGAAAGTGTATGGAAAGTTTGCGTGTGTACACGCTGTGTGACCACGTGGTCGTGATCTTCTTCGCCCAGTCTCACTTTAATACTAAATCAACTGGCaactatattattaatttaatatgataaaGTAAATGTTAATATCTACCTCTTGACTATCTCTCCATCCTTGCATAGAACTTGCGCCAAACACCACATTCTTTCCTATCCCGTGAGtcgagattttttttgttatcggCTTTGAAAGGTATGACCCCATGTTTTTTAACTTCCAGCAGATTTAGTTTAACTGTTAACCCGCTGGCATGCTGTTAGATCGACACATTGAAAATTGACACGGGCTAGTTAGAcacataaaattttcacaaataaaaaagacacaaATTAGTTagatacaaattaaaatgacacaaataaaatatcgtATTATCggacattaatattttattattttattagacaCACAAAATATTTCACACATAATTACCTGATAATTTAATGACCATATAAATCATTATACATTATGCACATTAGACATGAAACATTTAGTGCCATTATTGAAAAGatggtttaaattttatcacgtAAACAAAACTTCTCgctaaatcatcaacaaattattgtcataatttaaatgtattaatcggacacataatatttttaatattttattgcatcacaaaatattaaactcaGCAAAATCtgacacaaaataataaaaataaaatataatagacaCATATTAATCTTATTTTGACAATATAAATACGACAAAATATTAGACATATAATATGTAGTCGAAATTAGACACATAATATATTGACAAGTTTTAATCAGACACAAAATAGaacgacaaaataaaattgttgtcGGACACATAGATGTTTGAGTTCACATAGACAAATCGTCTATCACAGAGTGTTGTAATTTGAGAGATAATGTatgtttttctctttttaaatgCTCAacgtattaaaaattgaattgatttaattagattacataattaattgcgaaaataattgaataacatAATTGAAAGACAAAGAATAtgtgatatttaattatgtaatctaattaaatcaattcaatttttaaaacgttGACCATGTAATAAGAGAAAAACACATACAGTGCCatctctcattttttttctgtattacCAATATAGACGAAGGTTCATGTGGGACTCAAACTAATCTATGTGTCCGactattacaattttattttatttgtgtcgttcttttattttaatgtgtcCGATTAAAGCTTGTCAATTTATTATGTGTCTAacttcaacatttttatatttatgtgtctaattaatttttgtcgtatttttatgtgtcaaatataaattaatatgtgtctattatattttttattaattattttgtgtcgAATTATTTTGTGTCTAACTAtgagtataatatttttatgtgtctaataaaatattaaaaatattatgtgtccaattaattcatttaaatttaatttgtgtcgTTTTAAATAGTGTCTAATTTATTGTGTCGCTCtttgaagttttttattttaatgtgtcCGATTATTACGTGTCGATTTATTATGTGTCTATCTTCaatgtttctatttttaatgtgtctaatttatttttgtcgtatttttatgtgtctaataataatttatatgtgtctattatattttttattaattattttgtgtcgAATTATTTTGTGTCTAATTATAAGTGTAATATTTTTGTGTgtctaataaaattattaaaatattatgtgtcCGATTAATACgtgtgaatttaatttgtgtcGTTTTAAATTGTATCTAACTAATttgtgtcttttttatttgtgaacaTTTTGTGTGTCTAACTAGCCCgtgtcaatttttaatgtgTCGATCTAACAGCATGCCAACCCGCTTATGAccgaaattaataataatatcaactttATACACTCACTCGTAAAACTAAATTAAGATCACGCAATAAAGATCTAATATGTTTTgtaggaaaaaatatttaacaaaattaggCGGAATGTAAATAGTTAAAATTGACGTAAGCCGGGTAGGGACACTCACGTGCAGCActgaaattgaaatataataaaatctaaaactatataaaagCTGAACTTTCGCGCTGAAACTCAAAAAAGTGTCGCCGAGAGAGAAACAAATCTGTGGGATTCTTGTCCTTGTCGCTTGTCGGTACAGATACGTCAACTACAGTTGAGTTGAGAGTTTGAGACTACTGAAGTATTATGtaacttttattattgtatagcATTGTTTAGAAATTTAGAATAGTGCTGTACTAGTTTGTACTTTGTACTTTGTATATACGTTGTATGTACAAGATTCaatgtgcgcatgcgtgagagaaaaatactaaatacAGTAGTTTATCGCGACACGTCGGTGCATTGGCTATTGGCTAAGCAAAGGAGTtcaccttccagttttattatttatatttcagtgtGTGGTCCAGTGGACCTTTTTCTGTCCAGTTTCACTCTAGACACAttctgtataaaatatttaaactaccGCATTTTTGTTCTAGTATTGCTATTTTATCTGTCAATAATTCACAAAATGGTGAGAAGAAAATCAAGTACAAGGTTAGTAAAGGTTATGTTTTTGACAACTGTTGCTCTTAAATTCAATGTttacatattgaaaataataccaattattttttttttttgacatatgCAGTTCAAATAGTAGCAATACATTCAtaccaccaaaaaaaaaagtaccaaacgtatgtattttttatttattatttataatcttaAATGATTTgttaactaataaaattttagtaaatattaaaatattgatatttatttttatagacaAGTGTTTTagttggtggaaaaaaaaaaagaaaaaaaccaggAGTCAGAGCACTCCAAGAAATAAGACAACTAAGAAGGTCAACAAACCTTTTGATACCAAAACTAACTTTTTCAAGATTGGTCAAAGAAACagttcattatatttttccaagaCTAGATATAAACAGGTAaacatttgattttaaaaactatttttattaaacaaatatacctatatattttttaaatttataattaacttttaaatttttagaatgcAAGCTACTGCATTAGAAGCATTGCAAGAAGCTGCTGAAATGTATTTAGTACAATTCTTTGAAGATTCTATTCTTCTAGCATATCATGCTAAACGAGTTACCCTAATGAAACCAGACTTAATACTCATGAGAAGACTGAGAGGGCGAGACGATGTTATtaacagataaattttttaagctaATTTTCCATCAGTAACATAAGAaagcttattttttattaatttttaatgactaaaaaattaaattgacgaAACAAAAAGAAGGTTTAAAACATAGTATGAAAACTACTATTTggagtaataatttatttcaagtaaatattgttaaataggCTAAagaaatttggaaaaaaaagcattatttatttttttttcattcataataAACGTTCTATTTATGTACATATGTAAAAGAGAAATGACTTATAATCAAAACATTGAAACATTACgtgaattttattcaaaaatatttcattaatgtTGAACCTttggtataaataaaaaataatagtaaattctTAGttctttgtttataaatttttaaaatgctcaatctttttttttttttttaatatatagtatttaaataatgatggcCAACTAGAAtatccaaataaataaaaagtataattaataatttattaataataaataataattaataatgttagctaataaataataatagaaaattttttatactgatttaatttttgtatttattattaagtttataagtgaataattaacaaaaaaaataatcaaagtaaAAGTCAGTTGTAATAAAAGTATAGCTGCCTTTTCTAtatatagaaaagaaaaaaaatatataataaatttaacatattaaaaattaactaataactatttgataatacaattatttttacaatatatatataagtatatgtgtatacattttttatgtataaaaatcatctataaatttcgatttcgtcaatagtaatattaattgtatatgCAACATCACATACGTTATTTATGTGcaaataaatctaataagaCACAATTgttattcaacattttttgaagaaaatcatttatataaaatttaaagttagTTACCTAGGaatttttagtatatttttttttttctatcacttATTGATGAGAGATTTCATCTTTTTCatacatttgtttataaaattttgatttttttgttgctcATTGATAGTCATGAGTATTGTCAAAGGTTctgtaatattatcaaaatttgaaTTACAAGATGAAACTGATTGATTTTcgtcaaaattaattttacatatatttttatttgttaaattttctatatcattatttgaatttatatttaacatattATCATTCAATGAACAAGTCGATTTATCACAGTGACTTGAGGATGAGTTTAATGAATTACAGGACATTGTGTTATTTAATTGTTCTGTTTTGATTAATtctgatttatttgattttgttttttgacgTGGAATTGGCATTGGACATAAACTATCATAATTTTTCTCAAGTCCAtgtgatttttcaattattttattagctTCTGTtggtttattgttatttgctAAATTATCTGAATTTATATTCACATTTAATGTACTATTTAAGCCCACAAAATCATCAGATATtcctaatttttcatttttgatatATGATACATTTGGTATTGAGTCTTGTTGATGACTAGGATATgactcaataattttttcatgatcTGTACATATTTTACCATCAGTTAAAAGTTTATCAAGACTTTTACAATGACTTTTAATTGGTAAAACATTTGACtctataattgatttattattactatcatcTGATTGATCAATAATTTCTAATGAACGTGATCTATTTGATGATGAACTTGAATGTCGTGGTGGTCTTTCTGGCACAATACTATTTCTTCTTGATTTTCcatgataaaattgtattcTTCCTGTTGTCAATGGTATGTTTATTAGACGTCCAGGACTTGAAGTTTTTCTATAtctgaaaaatttcaagttattttattattataatatttttttaaattaaattaaaataattatacaacatTTAATTACATTTTGCATGCCaatgatatatatacacaacataaactgatttaaaaataaaaatgaaatgataatttcatttcaaaacaaaaatattcataacaaataattattgttttgttgaatgaatgaaaaagaaaataaggtCGACTTATTATACTTCAAGACAATGATCATTacgaatttgataaaaataaataaatacataaacacTCAACAcgtgtaaaaatatatacaataaaaataacaacaaaattctttaaaacatATCAAGTTACATTATTATCTGACCTATTTTTAAACTACTTGTTTATTCAGTatctttaaatgttttttcgtGGCTCGTGCTgcatgtaataaaaatataatgatattcaataaaaatgaaataattaaagttaataaaaatataaaatatgattaatGACCTGTTTGGAATTGATGTTAGTGGGCCTTCTAGTCAATCTCGTCCATTTGTTGAATCTTTATCACTACCACGACTTTCATTGCTATGCATACGTTGAAAACTTGGTGGTTGTTGTCGTATATTTGTTGTACTACCTGGTGTACCTGGTGTTGTAACATCTTTTGATGTTGCTATGCTTCTTGGTATATTGCTCATTAAATCTATTCGTTGTAATTCACCTCTCATAAACcttcataaataaatagaataaaaataaatgattaatatatttatgttataaatattaaattaataaatttatatatacctttCTAATTTATCAACACAAGCATCTTGATAATCATGAATCCATCTGACACcattaaaatgacaaacaGCTCTCATATCTTCTGGTAATTCTTCTGGTTCTGGCCATTGAAAGTTATCAATAATTGGTATAATATTACATTGTGATTGTAATGCAGCAACAATTTCACGATGTACCCAATCTTTACATTCACTATCAGTTGAACATCTATCTAATGCTTTTGGTGTtaatactaataaaaaatttttagcttgTCTTAtactttgtaataaattattatcaaatttaccagcttcaagtttttcaacatcaataaatacTGAAAAACCACGTAATTGTAAATGtacttttaataatgatgCTAATTGTGAACCATTTGATCTTCTATAACTAACAAATACATCAAGACTTTTATCTGGACTTTCATTGATACATGAACTAAATTgatttgatgatatatttttaatagcttCAAGTATTCTTAATCTATGTATTGAATTTGTAATACTACATTCTTGTGTTAATTGATCTTCAGATATTGTTCTAATACTATCTTTATCAACACCAGCATTTAACatactatatgtatatattgaaaattcttgtccaatttgttgtaaaaatgtatttaaattaccaGTATCACGACTACTATAAtcagccattttttttaaattttgtaattcacGTGTAAATCTACGTCTTTTAATACCATTTGTTAAACCAATATCTTCACTTAAATTTGATTCagttaat from Aphidius gifuensis isolate YNYX2018 linkage group LG5, ASM1490517v1, whole genome shotgun sequence includes:
- the LOC122857467 gene encoding histone H3.3-like, encoding MRERKILNTVVYRDTSVHWLLAKQRSSPSSFIIYISVCGPVDLFLSSFTLDTFCIKYLNYRIFVLVLLFYLSIIHKMVRRKSSTSSNSSNTFIPPKKKVPNTSVLVGGKKKRKKPGVRALQEIRQLRRSTNLLIPKLTFSRLVKETVHYIFPRLDINRMQATALEALQEAAEMYLVQFFEDSILLAYHAKRVTLMKPDLILMRRLRGRDDVINR